The Shewanella mesophila genome contains the following window.
TACGCGTAGTCTCAGAACCTTGTGGGCCAATTGAGCGCAAAGTTTGAATGCAATCAGAAAGCGACATTCTAGAATCTTGAACATAAGAAGGGTCATAAGAAATGTAATTAGAGCGACAAGAATAGGTTTCACTATTATCAGATTCAGGTTCAACCCAATCAGGCATATTTTCGCTAAATTCAGCATTACAAAAAAAAGAAAAGGCCGACAATGCAAGCATTAACGACCCTGTTATTAGCTTTGACATTTATCAGCCTCCAAATAAATTTTGGCTAACTACGTAGCCGCAAATCGCCCCTATCAATGCGATAATCGTAAAGATAAGGGCTAGTATTAAACTAGCCACATATCCGCCTTGTTAAGCTTTATTGACAGCGCGTTTAGCAATGGTAATACCCTTAAGCGCAAGAGCAATACCAACAATCAACACACCTGTTGCACCGATAAAAGTAGCAACAGAAGCCAAATCTACAGCAGCAAAAATATCAGCCATTTTAAATCTCCAAATATTAATTTAATGCGCTTATGCGCGTTTAATAACACCCTTAGCTATCTTGACTTGATAAGAAAGATAACCAAGGAAAACAACCCAGCCAAAAACAATGCCAAAAACCTCGAGCATATCGGCTGGATTAATTTCAATCGACTGAACAGCTAAATTGTATTCAGTCGGTGAAACCAAGATGTAACCCGTACAATCATCAACAGATTGAGCAGATTGCATTAAATAACCTTCAGCAGTGAATGCTACGCATTGAGCCATTGAAAAACCTCATAACTCAAAAGCAAATCACCAAAATAACAAGAAGAACAAAGAGGAATATTGCACGGCTGAGCAAAACCAGCAGGTTGCTGTTCTTGACCGTCGTAGAGATTGCCGCAACAAGGGCAAGTCCAAACAGATAAGAACGCCACGTGAGCCATATTAAGCCGCCTTAATGCCAGCTTTCAGCGGAGTAAGCAAAACATTGAAAGGGTTAACCTCAATCTTGCCAAAACGCGAAACCTGAAAACTAGAAGGATGAATTTCATATTCACCTGCGGGATTAGGTGGTACACCCTCCTCTAGCGGAATTTGAACCTCAACAGGATAACGACCACCGTTATACATATAGCCACGTTGCCAATAGATAGTGCGGTCAGGCTTGCCATCTTGACCCTTAAAAGAACGTTGTTGAACAACACAGTCTTGGCTATCAATCTCAATTTTTACTGACATATTTTTTCCTTAACTTGCTAATCGCATAGTTTGTCTTAGTTGCTGATGTAATGGTTTTGGCTCATGCCAATTTGCTGGATGTTGCTTTGAAAAATCGACATTTACAAACCGAACTAACGGAACCACATTAGAGGACGCAGATGCTTGTAAATTTTGAAGATAGGACTTAGGAATAACAGAGGAAACCTCAGATATTGTTCTATAAAAAGTACGCTCAGGCATAGTGGCCTTGACTTCGTCCCACCCTTCGTGCTTAAGGCTACGAACAAAGCGAAATAATCTATCTGCCTTTGAATAAGTCGTTTTACCCGTTTTAGTCACTGTAAAATATTCGGCACGCAAAGCCGCTCTGACATCGTCATCGTTATATATGTTCACTTGTTTGCCCTCGAAAGTTTTAAATATGTCTTTCCAAGCGTAATCCCATAGATATTGAATCGGACAACAGCGCCTTGACAGGTTTTCACAATGACGAACGAAGTCACCCACATGAGTAGGAAACCCCAAACGCTTAAACGTCTTAGGCAAAATAGAAGCCTCAAAACGTAGCGAGTTTTGCGCAAAAGCTAATACCTCTGGCGCTGTCATTGCTTCAAGCTGTCGTTTATATACGTCCTTTTTTGTGATCTTTAATTTATGCTCGGTTTCTTTAATTTGATGCTGTAACTCAAAATGCTTTAAATATGCTTTTAACTGTTTACGTCTAGATGATTTTTGGCCGTCATTAGAGCTTTTTACACCCCAATAGGCAGTTGTTTCATGTGCTGACTTACTAGAGCGAGTTTGGCCTGATGATAAATTTCTTAACACAGTAATGATGTTTCTTGCGTCAGCTTCACTATCTAAATGGGCCGTGAAAGTGCAATCTATTTGCTTAATCTCGGCACTTCTAAAATCAAGCATTTCAGCCAACCTAGGCATACCCATATTGAATGTGGTCACCAACGATTCAACGCATAAACGAACATCGTCAGAACCGTAAACATTATGACCTTGGAGTAACTTTGCAGGGCTGGCTTTTATCTCAATAAACGGCCAGTAGGTAGAACCACCCGCATGAATCTTAAATGAAAGCGTTGACCAGCTTGAAGGGAGCGATTCGTATGGGTGGCGTAGTGACTCGAAATCATATTGACCGTCATTAAAAGTCACATTGCCAGACTCTAATTTTGCACCGCGGAGATTGCATTCTTTGAGGTCGATAAGGCCAGAAATGCGGTCAGATGCCGTATCTCCAACAACAAAAACCTCATCAAATGGAATTGCAATCCGTAGCAAGTCAATCATCACATGTACACATAAATTAAATAATGATGGTGGATTATAGACACAATATTTATTACATGTAAACACGTATGAAATAAATATATTTAATGATGTATAGTTACACGACCCAGAGAAACATAAGACGAGTTAATTAATGGTAAAAAGAAACGACACGACGGTAGCAATAAACGGCGATAGAAAGGACGCATTACAAGACGCCGCTGTCGATATAACCATAGCAACAAGAAAACCAATAAAACCATCGGTTATTGTCCATTATCTCATTGATAACTATCTGAAAGATGCTGTAAAAGACCTGAAACACAAAGAAAAGTAAACTGTCAATTTGGCAGTAGAGACCACTGTTAAAGTATGTGGTCTCTTTAATGACCCGACCATCATAATTCAAACCCTGATATTGCCTTCGGCCGTCAACATTCATTTCAAAACATAACCAATCAAAAAAAGCGTCTGTCAGGGCGAAGGATTAGCGCAGCAAGCTGCTACATAACTGCTTTACGCTACGCTTCCATCAAGGCTGCGCCTTAATAATCCCAAATAAAAAAGATAGCATTTTAGAAAAACAATTGATTATTTTGATATCATTTGCTTGCTTTATTACGTAGTTTTGCTATCATTAAGGGGTAGAGAGAAACTTAATTGATAGCAGAGGAACAGCAAAATGAAAACATGTTCAATAGAAATTCAAATGCTAGAAAACGGAAGTGTAATGTATACAGCGCAAACTAATGATAGGAATTGGTCAGTAGTAAAGGGTTCTGATGAAGTTATAACTAGCCCAAATGATAATAGCTGTGAATTCATCTTCTCACCTACCCCGATATTAGATATTCAGCAATTCAACGATTTCATGAGAGACATTCTAACAGAGGGAGGAAATATCTAATGGCAATTACAATAAGACTCAACGAAAAACAAGAACAGCAGCTGCAAGAAGCAATGAAACTAACTGGAGAAGCAACAAAATCTAAAACTATTCTTTATTTGATAGAAAACGCAAAGCGACACATTACTGACAGAAAAGAGCTAAACGAACTAAGAAGCGATATTGATAATTTATTTTTCACAATAGACAAGATATCTAAACATAAAATACCCTATTGATAGCAAAAAAGTGTTACCGGTTCGAATTTTTGATTGCAATAAAGAGTTTCCAGGAACAAATATTGATAGCAAAAAATCGTTACCGGTTTCAAATTTTGATAGCAATAACTTCATCCTGGAAAGCAATAATGATGCAATTCGCACAATGCATGTTATGTATAAATATCTACTACGCATCCCTCTCACTGCTCCGCATTTTAGTTCAAGGCAAGTATTCAACATAACATTAATACATTGTGCGCATTTTTAAAATAAACAAACCAACTCAAACTGATTAAGAAACCTTCCCACTGACGTGGGCCCCTTCCTAATCAGTTTGCTCTGGTGTCGAATCAGGTAAATTAGCAGCTAATGCAACCCTAGGTGAGTCGCATGTTATCCAATCCTCATAATCCTCATAAGTAACAAGCACAGCGCAATCACCAAACACTTGAACGTCATAACCAGCAAGACGCAAATCTTTAGTTGAGATTGTAAACATAGGCTGACCGTTCTGTGCGGCAACAAAATACACCTCTTTAACCAAATAACGCTTAAGAGTGAATTCAGCAACACTATCAATATGAAGAGATACCTTATAAAAAGGATGTTTTTTTGATTCCGAAGACTTTTTAGAACTTGGTAGAACTGGTGAAGCATTAGCATTCGAAACAACAGAGGAACTTGAAACTGAAGGTTTAACCTCAACAGGTACAGAAACTGACTTTGAAGAGTCAAGACCTAATGAGTCAGGAATTAAAATCTTTTTACCTGTATAAAGCGTAAAAACAACACCAATAACAATCAGAGCTATAGATAGTTTTCGATGAGGAATAAAATTAGCTTTAATGTCTTTTGTTTTAGCTTCATCAACAGGCTTACTTGATTGAGTATGGCTTTGGTAAAACTGAAAATATTGCTTTTGATATTCCCTTTCTTCCTCATGAATATAATCAGAGTTACGACCTGAAATACCATGATAAGTCTTTTTAATATAATGAGTATCATCGCCAAAAACAGACTTTTTAATACAGCGAAAACAAACTTCAACCATATCTTTTAAATCTTTATGCAACTTGGCAGGACTCTGACAAAGAATAATAATGTCATGACCATAATGACCATGCATCGACAAATATTCTAAAACTTCTTTTTTGGCATCACGACCAATCGATAAATGAGCCTCATCAACAACGAATAAAACACCTTGACCATTTTCAGCCTTCCAATCATACCGAGTAAAATCAGAAGGAACAGAAAATGGCCTAACCATGCCGTACTGGTTAAAATTCGCCTCAACAACAGTAATATTATCAGCTACATCTTGGCTATAAAATTGAGCAATCTTTTCTTTATTAACAGGAATATTAGTTACAACTTTACGACCATCCTTAGCAGCAGGAATTATATGATAAACAACGCTTTCATAGCTTTTACCAGCTCTAGGGCGACCAAAGATACCATTAATCACGAGCCCAACCTCACAAAAGGAATTAACTGAAGCATCATGCGTATTATAAGAGCAGTAACTATTGACGACATAGAAGCGCTAATACCACAAACACCCATAAAATACTGAGTTTCAGGAGGTATTGCTGAAATATACTGCAACGGGTTCAAACCTTGAAATAAACTAGCTAAACCATCTAAAACAAATATTACAGCACCGAATAACATATCAAGAGTCCACCACAAAAAGTCTTTTAAAAACTCAACAAAGCTAATGAATATTTGATAAAGATAATCGACAAACTGATTCCATTTATTTGCAAACCAATCCAACATAATTAACCTCCAAATATAATTTTACGCACAGCAAAAGCCGTGCAAATCATATTAATAGCAAAAAGAAAACCAAGAACTCTAGCGTCAAGCTCAAGCGTATTACAGCCATAATTCATTAAAGAACCTAAATTAAAACAAAATTCCATTGGAGGCGCGGAACCGCTAACTGCAATATTTTCAAACTGTTTAACAAACTCAAAAGGAGCACTGCTTTTTAATGCAGATGAATTTTTACTCCAAACATCAGAAAAACCATTAGGATACTCGGGTTCATAAAAAGACTGAATACCCTGACTAGGCTCTGAATCAGTTTCAACACCAGTTTCACCTAAAGACTCACCAAGGCCGTCAATAGCAGAAATAACACCATCATTTGAACTGCCGCCACCGCCAGCACCAGAACCACCAGAAACAATAGCCTGCCTCACCCCCTCAAGACCATCGACAACTTGCCTAGCATCATTGCTACGAGCAGCCTCACGCTCTGCAATCTGACGCTCAACATATTCAGTTATCTCCTTTTGTTGTTTAATCAGCTTGTTGTGACGCTCAGCAGCATCTTTTTTCAACTTATTACTTTGGTCTGAAATCGCGTCAACAATATTTTTACCAATACACGTTGTTTTATCGCCAACTGTAGAACAATCAACACCGTCATAAGGTGAGTCAGTAGAAGTCTCTTCAACCTCGTTTTCAGTTGTATCTATACCATCGTCAATACCACCACCATTATTATTACCATCACCTTCATCGGGAACTGTAACATTGGAGCAGTCTTGATAAGTAAGACCGTTAGATAATTCGTGAGTTGTACAGTCACCCTCTTTGTCTTCGGGTGTAAAGCTAGCATTCGATTCGATTTTACCATTACCGCAAACCGCACCGTTAGAAACACCCGTTGTCCACTGAGCGCCCTTATAGCTAGCACCATTGTTGATGGAGTAAGAGCATTGGCCATCGCAATACGTACCAGAACCAGCAACAGGAACCTTTCCAAAAGTTTGTATGCTAGAACTTACTTCACCCTTGCTTGGACACTGGATAGGGACGCAGCCGTATGGTTCAACAGAATATTTAAAATAACCAAGTGGACAAAGAGGGAAATTGGGAAAACAAACCTCATGCGATTCATTGCCGGGTTCAGGCATAGGCCCCTTTTTATAATCTGGAAAATCATTAGGCGGACATATTTTAGAATCAGATTCAATTTTAGAGTGAGCTTTTCCGTAATTTACATTACCGCCCGTAACCCAAGGATAACTAGGCACTTGTCGAACCTCAGTTCCACAAATCAAATGAATTTCACGCGAAATATCAACATTATTACACTCAGTAATACGCGTAGTCTCAGAACCTTGTGGGCCAATTGAGCGCAAAGTTTGAATGCAATCAGAAAGCGACATTCTAGAATCTTGAACATAAGAAGGGTCATAAGAAATGTAATTAGAGCGACAAGAATAGGTTTCACTATTATCAGATTCAGGTTCAACCCAATCAGGCATATTTTCGCTAAATTCAGCATTACAAAAAAAAGAAAAGGCCGACAATGCAAGCATTAACGACCCTGTTATTAGCTTTGACATTTATCAGCCTCCAAATAAATTTTGGCTAACTACGTAGCCGCAAATCGCCCCTATCAATGCGATAATCGTAAAGATAAGGGCTAGTATTAAACTAGCCACATATCCGCCTTGTTAAGCTTTATTGACAGCGCGTTTAGCAATGGTAATACCCTTAAGCGCAAGAGCAATACCAACAATCAACACACCTGTTGCACCGATAAAAGTAGCAACAGAAGCCAAATCTACAGCAGCAAAAATATCAGCCATTTTAAATCTCCAAATATTAATTTAATGCGCTTATGCGCGTTTAATAACACCCTTAGCTATCTTGACTTGATAAGAAAGATAACCAAGGAAAACAACCCAGCCAAAAACAATGCCAAAAACCTCGAGCATATCGGCTGGATTAATTTCAATCGACTGAACAGCTAAATTGTATTCAGTCGGTGAAACCAAGATGTAACCCGTACAATCATCAACAGATTGAGCAGATTGCATTAAATAACCTTCAGCAGTGAATGCTACGCATTGAGCCATTGAAAAACCTCATAACTCAAAAGCAAATCACCAAAATAACAAGAAGAACAAAGAGGAATATTGCACGGCTGAGCAAAACCAGCAGGTTGCTGTTCTTGACCGTCGTAGAGATTGCCGCAACAAGGGCAAGTCCAAACAGATAAGAACGCCACGTGAGCCATATTAAGCCGCCTTAATGCCAGCTTTCAGCGGAGTAAGCAAAACATTGAAAGGGTTAACCTCAATCTTGCCAAAACGCGAAACCTGAAAACTAGAAGGATGAATTTCATATTCACCTGCGGGATTAGGTGGTACACCCTCCTCTAGCGGAATTTGAACCTCAACAGGATAACGACCACCGTTATACATATAGCCACGTTGCCAATAGATAGTGCGGTCAGGCTTGCCATCTTGACCCTTAAAAGAACGTTGTTGAACAACACAGTCTTGGCTATCAATCTCAATTTTTACTGACATATTTTTTCCTTAACTTGCTAATCGCATAGTTTGTCTTAGTTGCTGATGTAATGGTTTTGGCTCATGCCAATTTGCTGGATGTTGCTTTGAAAAATCGACATTTACAAACCGAACTAACGGAACCACATTAGAGGACGCAGATGCTTGTAAATTTTGAAGATAGGACTTAGGAATAACAGAGGAAACCTCAGATATTGTTCTATAAAAAGTACGCTCAGGCATAGTGGCCTTGACTTCGTCCCACCCTTCGTGCTTAAGGCTACGAACAAAGCGAAATAATCTATCTGCCTTTGAATAAGTCGTTTTACCCGTTTTAGTCACTGTAAAATATTCGGCACGCAAAGCCGCTCTGACATCGTCATCGTTATATATGTTCACTTGTTTGCCCTCGAAAGTTTTAAATATGTCTTTCCAAGCGTAATCCCATAGATATTGAATCGGACAACAGCGCCTTGACAGGTTTTCACAATGACGAACGAAGTCACCCACATGAGTAGGAAACCCCAAACGCTTAAACGTCTTAGGCAAAATAGAAGCCTCAAAACGTAGCGAGTTTTGCGCAAAAGCTAATACCTCTGGCGCTGTCATTGCTTCAAGCTGTCGTTTATATACGTCCTTTTTTGTGATCTTTAATTTATGCTCGGTTTCTTTAATTTGATGCTGTAACTCAAAATGCTTTAAATATGCTTTTAACTGTTTACGTCTAGATGATTTTTGGCCGTCATTAGAGCTTTTTACACCCCAATAGGCAGTTGTTTCATGTGCTGACTTACTAGAGCGAGTTTGGCCTGATGATAAATTTCTTAACACAGTAATGATGTTTCTTGCGTCAGCTTCACTATCTAAATGGGCCGTGAAAGTGCAATCTATTTGCTTAATCTCGGCACTTCTAAAATCAAGCATTTCAGCCAACCTAGGCATACCCATATTGAATGTGGTCACCAACGATTCAACGCATAAACGAACATCGTCAGAACCGTAAACATTATGACCTTGGAGTAACTTTGCAGGGCTGGCTTTTATCTCAATAAACGGCCAGTAGGTAGAACCACCCGCATGAATCTTAAATGAAAGCGTTGACCAGCTTGAAGGGAGCGATTCGTATGGGTGGCGTAGTGACTCGAAATCATATTGACCGTCATTAAAAGTCACATTGCCAGACTCTAATTTTGCACCGCGGAGATTGCATTCTTTGAGGTCGATAAGGCCAGAAATGCGGTCAGATGCCGTATCTCCAACAACAAAAACCTCATCAAATGGAATTGCAATCCGTAGCAAGTCAATCATCACATGTACACATAAATTAAATAATGATGGTGGATTATAGACACAATATTTATTACATGTAAACACGTATGAAATAAATATATTTAATGATGTATAGTTACACGACCCAGAGAAACATAAGACGAGTTAATTAATGGTAAAAAGAAACGACACGACGGTAGCAATAAACGGCGATAGAAAGGACGCATTACAAGACGCCGCTGTCGATATAACCATAGCAACAAGAAAACCAATAAAACCATCGGTTATTGTCCATTATCTCATTGATAACTATCTGAAAGATGCTGTAAAAGACCTGAAACACAAAGAAAAGTAAACTGTCAATTTGGCAGTAGAGACCACTGTTAAAGTATGTGGTCTCTTTAATGACCCGACCATCATAATTCAAACCCTGATATTGCCTTCGGCCGTCAACATTCATTTCAAAACATAACCAATCAAAAAAAGCGTCTGTCAGGGCGAAGGATTAGCGCAGCAAGCTGCTACATAACTGCTTTACGCTACGCTTCCATCAAGGCTGCGCCTTAATAATCCCAAATAAAAAAGATAGCATTTTAGAAAAACAATTGATTATTTTGATATCATTTGCTTGCTTTATTACGTAGTTTTGCTATCATTAAGGGGTAGAGAGAAACTTAATTGATAGCAGAGGAACAGCAAAATGAAAACATGTTCAATAGAAATTCAAATGCTAGAAAACGGAAGTGTAATGTATACAGCGCAAACTAATGATAGGAATTGGTCAGTAGTAAAGGGTTCTGATGAAGTTATAACTAGCCCAAATGATAATAGCTGTGAATTCATCTTCTCACCTACCCCGATATTAGATATTCAGCAATTCAACGATTTCATGAGAGACATTCTAACAGAGGGAGGAAATATCTAATGGCAATTACAATAAGACTCAACGAAAAACAAGAACAGCAGCTGCAAGAAGCAATGAAACTAACTGGAGAAGCAACAAAATCTAAAACTATTCTTTATTTGATAGAAAACGCAAAGCGACACATTACTGACAGAAAAGAGCTAAACGAACTAAGAAGCGATATTGATAATTTATTTTTCACAATAGACAAGATATCTAAACATAAAATACCCTATTGATAGCAAAAAAGTGTTACCGGTTCGAATTTTTGATTGCAATAAAGAGTTTCCAGGAACAAATATTGATAGCAAAAAATCGTTACCGGTTTCAAATTTTGATAGCAATAACTTCATCCTGGAAAGCAATAATGATGCAATTCGCACAATGCATGTTATGTATAAATATCTACTACGCATCCCTCTCACTGCTCCGCATTTTAGTTCAAGGCAAGTATTCAACATAACATTAATACATTGTGCGCATTTTTAAAATAAACAAACCAACTCAAACTGATTAAGAAACCTTCCCACTGACGTGGGCCCCTTCCTAATCAGTTTGCTCTGGTGTCGAATCAGGTAAATTAGCAGCTAATGCAACCCTAGGTGAGTCGCATGTTATCCAATCCTCATAATCCTCATAAGTAACAAGCACAGCGCAATCACCAAACACTTGAACGTCATAACCAGCAAGACGCAAATCTTTAGTTGAGATTGTAAACATAGGCTGACCGTTCTGTGCGGCAACAAAATACACCTCTTTAACCAAATAACGCTTAAGAGTGAATTCAGCAACACTATCAATATGAAGAGATACCTTATAAAAAGGATGTTTTTTTGATTCCGAAGACTTTTTAGAACTTGGTAGAACTGGTGAAGCATTAGCATTCGAAACAACAGAGGAACTTGAAACTGAAGGTTTAACCTCAACAGGTACAGAAACTGACTTTGAAGAGTCAAGACCTAATGAGTCAGGAATTAAAATCTTTTTACCTGTATAAAGCGTAAAAACAACACCAATAACAATCAGAGCTATAGATAGTTTTCGATGAGGAATAAAATTAGCTTTAATGTCTTTTGTTTTAGCTTCATCAACAGGCTTACTTGATTGAGTATGGCTTTGGTAAAACTGAAAATATTGCTTTTGATATTCCCTTTCTTCCTCATGAATATAATCAGAGTTACGACCTGAAATACCATGATAAGTCTTTTTAATATAATGAGTATCATCGCCAAAAACAGACTTTTTAATACAGCGAAAACAAACTTCAACCATATCTTTTAAATCTTTATGCAACTTGGCAGGACTCTGACAAAGAATAATAATGTCATGACCATAATGACCATGCATCGACAAATATTCTAAAACTTCTTTTTTGGCATCACGACCAATCGATAAATGAGCCTCATCAACAACGAATAAAACACCTTGACCATTTTCAGCCTTCCAATCATACCGAGTAAAATCAGAAGGAACAGAAAATGGCCTAACCATGCCGTACTGGTTAAAATTCGCCTCAACAACAGTAATAT
Protein-coding sequences here:
- a CDS encoding phage/plasmid replication protein, II/X family, with the translated sequence MIDLLRIAIPFDEVFVVGDTASDRISGLIDLKECNLRGAKLESGNVTFNDGQYDFESLRHPYESLPSSWSTLSFKIHAGGSTYWPFIEIKASPAKLLQGHNVYGSDDVRLCVESLVTTFNMGMPRLAEMLDFRSAEIKQIDCTFTAHLDSEADARNIITVLRNLSSGQTRSSKSAHETTAYWGVKSSNDGQKSSRRKQLKAYLKHFELQHQIKETEHKLKITKKDVYKRQLEAMTAPEVLAFAQNSLRFEASILPKTFKRLGFPTHVGDFVRHCENLSRRCCPIQYLWDYAWKDIFKTFEGKQVNIYNDDDVRAALRAEYFTVTKTGKTTYSKADRLFRFVRSLKHEGWDEVKATMPERTFYRTISEVSSVIPKSYLQNLQASASSNVVPLVRFVNVDFSKQHPANWHEPKPLHQQLRQTMRLAS
- a CDS encoding zonular occludens toxin domain-containing protein, whose product is MINGIFGRPRAGKSYESVVYHIIPAAKDGRKVVTNIPVNKEKIAQFYSQDVADNITVVEANFNQYGMVRPFSVPSDFTRYDWKAENGQGVLFVVDEAHLSIGRDAKKEVLEYLSMHGHYGHDIIILCQSPAKLHKDLKDMVEVCFRCIKKSVFGDDTHYIKKTYHGISGRNSDYIHEEEREYQKQYFQFYQSHTQSSKPVDEAKTKDIKANFIPHRKLSIALIVIGVVFTLYTGKKILIPDSLGLDSSKSVSVPVEVKPSVSSSSVVSNANASPVLPSSKKSSESKKHPFYKVSLHIDSVAEFTLKRYLVKEVYFVAAQNGQPMFTISTKDLRLAGYDVQVFGDCAVLVTYEDYEDWITCDSPRVALAANLPDSTPEQTD
- a CDS encoding zonular occludens toxin domain-containing protein, whose product is MINGIFGRPRAGKSYESVVYHIIPAAKDGRKVVTNIPVNKEKIAQFYSQDVADNITVVEANFNQYGMVRPFSVPSDFTRYDWKAENGQGVLFVVDEAHLSIGRDAKKEVLEYLSMHGHYGHDIIILCQSPAKLHKDLKDMVEVCFRCIKKSVFGDDTHYIKKTYHGISGRNSDYIHEEEREYQKQYFQFYQSHTQSSKPVDEAKTKDIKANFIPHRKLSIALIVIGVVFTLYTGKKILIPDSLGLDSSKSVSVPVEVKPSVSSSSVVSNANASPVLPSSKKSSESKKHPFYKVSLHIDSVAEFTLKRYLVKEVYFVAAQNGQPMFTISTKDLRLAGYDVQVFGDCAVLVTYEDYEDWITCDSPRVALAANLPDSTPEQTD
- a CDS encoding single-stranded DNA-binding protein; the encoded protein is MSVKIEIDSQDCVVQQRSFKGQDGKPDRTIYWQRGYMYNGGRYPVEVQIPLEEGVPPNPAGEYEIHPSSFQVSRFGKIEVNPFNVLLTPLKAGIKAA